One window from the genome of Deinococcus sp. NW-56 encodes:
- the crtI gene encoding phytoene desaturase family protein: protein MPDPHTSPRPAKTRKTALIIGSGFGGLSLGIRLQSLGFDTTILERMDGPGGRAYQKRTDDGYVFDMGPTVITVPHFIEELFALERGGGQLGLPDYPEHVLTGERVREGESGGPRTREYVRLVPILPFYRIIFDDGTHFDYDGDPDSTRGQIAALAPEDLEGYERFHADAQAIFQRGFLELGYTHFGDVPSMLRVVPDLMRLDAVRSLFSFTSKYFQNPKMRQVFSFETLLIGGNPLSVPAIYAMIHFVEKTWGIHYAMGGTGALVRAFVQKFEELGGRIEYGRGVEEILVTDDRGRPVRAPLGARVARGVRLEDGEERHADIVVSNGDWANTYLKRLPRRARLVNSDPRVKAARQSMSLVVIYFGFRDDGRPLDLRHHNIILGPRYEELLAEIFGGKPLPDDFSQYLHIPTLTDPTLAPEGHHAAYTLIPVPHKGAGLDWEVEGPKLVDRVLAFLEERGHIPDLRSRLTHCEFVTPDYFEGTLDSYLGNAFGPEPQLVQSAYFRPHNRSEDIRNLYLVGAGVQPGAGTPSVMMSAKMTARLIAEDFGIHPDIRDGGGDRREPEPVGEKVDRPLAEVTP from the coding sequence ATGCCTGATCCCCACACTTCCCCACGTCCCGCCAAGACCCGCAAAACCGCCCTCATCATCGGCTCCGGCTTCGGTGGCCTGAGCCTGGGCATCCGGCTGCAAAGCCTGGGCTTCGACACCACCATCCTCGAACGGATGGACGGTCCCGGTGGCCGCGCCTACCAGAAGCGCACCGACGATGGTTATGTCTTCGACATGGGGCCGACCGTGATCACGGTGCCGCATTTCATTGAGGAACTGTTCGCGCTGGAGCGCGGCGGCGGGCAACTTGGCCTCCCTGACTACCCCGAGCATGTCCTGACCGGCGAGCGCGTTCGCGAGGGCGAGAGCGGCGGCCCGCGCACCCGTGAGTACGTGCGGCTGGTGCCCATCCTGCCCTTCTACCGGATCATCTTCGACGACGGCACCCACTTCGACTACGACGGCGACCCCGACTCGACCCGCGGCCAGATCGCCGCACTCGCTCCGGAAGACCTGGAAGGCTACGAGCGCTTCCACGCCGACGCGCAGGCGATCTTTCAGCGCGGCTTTCTGGAACTGGGCTACACCCATTTCGGGGACGTGCCTTCCATGCTGCGGGTGGTGCCCGACCTGATGCGGCTGGACGCGGTGCGGAGCCTCTTTTCCTTTACCTCCAAGTACTTCCAGAATCCCAAGATGCGGCAGGTCTTCTCCTTCGAGACGCTCTTGATCGGCGGCAACCCCCTCTCGGTGCCCGCGATCTACGCGATGATCCATTTCGTCGAGAAGACCTGGGGCATTCACTACGCGATGGGGGGGACGGGGGCGCTGGTGCGGGCCTTCGTGCAAAAGTTCGAGGAACTCGGCGGGCGCATCGAGTACGGGCGCGGGGTGGAGGAGATTCTGGTCACGGACGACCGGGGCCGCCCGGTGCGGGCGCCGCTGGGAGCGCGGGTGGCGCGGGGCGTGCGGCTGGAGGATGGCGAGGAGCGGCACGCGGACATCGTGGTGAGCAACGGGGACTGGGCGAACACCTATCTCAAGCGGCTGCCCCGCCGCGCCCGCCTCGTCAACAGCGACCCCCGTGTAAAGGCCGCCCGCCAGAGCATGAGCCTGGTGGTGATCTACTTCGGCTTCCGCGACGACGGCCGCCCCCTCGACCTGCGCCACCACAACATCATCCTGGGGCCGCGCTACGAGGAACTGCTGGCCGAGATTTTCGGCGGCAAACCGCTGCCGGACGATTTCAGCCAGTACCTCCACATCCCCACCCTGACCGACCCGACCCTGGCCCCCGAGGGCCACCACGCCGCCTACACCCTGATTCCAGTGCCCCACAAGGGCGCGGGCCTGGACTGGGAGGTCGAGGGGCCAAAACTCGTGGACCGGGTGCTGGCCTTTCTGGAGGAACGCGGCCACATCCCGGACCTGCGTTCGCGCCTGACCCATTGCGAGTTCGTGACGCCGGACTATTTCGAGGGGACGCTGGACTCGTACCTCGGCAACGCGTTTGGGCCGGAGCCGCAGCTTGTCCAGAGCGCCTACTTCCGCCCGCACAACCGCTCGGAGGACATTCGCAACCTGTACCTCGTCGGGGCCGGGGTGCAGCCCGGCGCGGGCACGCCCAGCGTGATGATGTCGGCCAAGATGACCGCCCGCTTGATCGCCGAGGACTTCGGGATTCACCCCGACATCCGGGACGGCGGAGGTGACAGGCGCGAGCCCGAGCCGGTGGGGGAGAAGGTGGATCGCCCGCTGGCCGAAGTCACGCCATAA
- a CDS encoding phytoene/squalene synthase family protein — protein MTQLPPAPTPPPAAVAHCRDVTRHHSKTFYLGSRFFGPEERAAVWAVYAACRTGDDVVDERRGEAAERGLADWWARVQAAFAGEPGHDPGDVALAWATGRWPIPLSAFEELHQGLQMDLRGAEYHTLDDLLLYCRRVAGVVGFMIAPISGYRGGERTLHAALQLGQAMQLTNVLRDVGEDLERGRVYLPAALMREFGVSRATLEAGEVTPEYRALMRHLSGLARELYAEGRAGIPCLNGSARLAVQVAAHSYEGILDDLARADYDNFRRRAYVSGPRKLLLLPRAWWELRGRAGLSFEP, from the coding sequence GTGACCCAACTCCCCCCTGCCCCGACTCCGCCCCCGGCGGCCGTGGCCCACTGCCGGGACGTGACGCGGCACCACAGCAAGACCTTCTATCTGGGGTCGCGCTTTTTCGGCCCCGAGGAACGGGCGGCGGTGTGGGCCGTGTATGCCGCCTGCCGCACCGGGGACGACGTGGTGGACGAACGCCGGGGCGAGGCCGCCGAGCGGGGCCTGGCCGACTGGTGGGCGCGGGTGCAGGCGGCCTTCGCGGGCGAGCCGGGCCACGACCCCGGCGACGTGGCCCTCGCGTGGGCGACGGGCCGCTGGCCGATTCCCCTCTCGGCTTTCGAGGAGCTGCATCAGGGCCTGCAGATGGACCTGCGCGGTGCCGAATACCACACGCTGGACGACCTGCTGCTGTACTGCCGCCGGGTCGCGGGCGTGGTGGGGTTCATGATCGCGCCCATCAGCGGCTACCGGGGTGGCGAGCGCACCCTGCACGCCGCGTTGCAGCTGGGACAGGCGATGCAGCTCACCAACGTCCTGCGCGACGTGGGCGAGGACCTCGAGCGTGGGCGTGTGTACCTTCCCGCCGCCCTGATGCGGGAGTTCGGCGTGTCCCGCGCCACCCTGGAGGCGGGAGAGGTGACCCCCGAGTACCGCGCCCTGATGCGCCACCTCTCCGGCCTCGCCCGCGAGCTGTACGCCGAGGGCCGAGCGGGGATTCCCTGCCTGAACGGGTCGGCCCGCCTCGCGGTGCAGGTGGCCGCCCACTCCTACGAGGGCATCCTCGACGACCTCGCCCGCGCCGACTACGACAACTTCCGCCGCCGGGCGTATGTCAGCGGCCCCCGCAAGCTGCTGCTGCTGCCCCGCGCGTGGTGGGAACTGCGCGGCCGCGCGGGCCTGAGCTTCGAGCCGTAG
- a CDS encoding class I SAM-dependent methyltransferase, with amino-acid sequence MPAPRHTKETLNPAAGAVRPLTLAQRSNLLAPTAWGYAAWRARSLTWLTGQPFSLEREAALFRMLCRPRSGECWLDAGTSTGFYAEVLAQSGCEVVAADLSAPMLAAARRRVREQGVDWLLTNLEASGLPDASFEGITVGATLNETRDPARLLAELERLLRPGGTLWLMYLARTGGPLQAALSQPALGGLTFPDPAWVARQLAGCRRTHGLRLGAVVFERYGREG; translated from the coding sequence ATGCCCGCGCCGCGCCACACCAAAGAAACCCTGAACCCGGCCGCAGGCGCCGTCCGTCCGCTGACCCTGGCGCAGCGCAGCAACCTCCTGGCCCCCACCGCGTGGGGCTACGCCGCGTGGCGGGCGCGGTCGCTGACATGGCTGACCGGCCAGCCCTTTTCCCTGGAGCGCGAGGCGGCGCTGTTCCGGATGCTGTGCCGCCCCCGTTCTGGCGAGTGCTGGCTGGACGCGGGCACCAGCACGGGGTTCTATGCGGAGGTGCTCGCGCAGTCTGGGTGCGAGGTCGTGGCCGCCGACCTCAGCGCCCCGATGCTCGCGGCGGCGCGGCGGCGGGTGCGGGAACAGGGAGTGGACTGGCTGCTGACCAACCTGGAGGCGAGCGGGCTGCCGGACGCCAGCTTTGAGGGAATCACCGTGGGCGCCACCCTGAACGAAACCCGTGACCCGGCCCGCTTGTTGGCCGAGCTGGAGCGTCTGCTGCGGCCCGGCGGCACCCTGTGGCTGATGTACCTCGCCCGGACGGGGGGACCCCTGCAAGCCGCCCTGTCGCAGCCCGCGCTTGGCGGCCTGACCTTTCCCGACCCGGCCTGGGTGGCCCGGCAGCTTGCGGGCTGCCGCCGCACCCACGGACTGCGGCTGGGGGCGGTCGTCTTCGAGCGCTACGGGCGGGAGGGATAG
- a CDS encoding phage holin family protein, whose amino-acid sequence MQEQRKSMGSALVDVFDAAVALAKTEVRGIAHQVGQVAKAKGLGVVLLLGATGPLILGLVFLILAVFYGLMRLGLGAWAAALIIALLSFAVMGVLVMLGLRKLSAEVPREGGGRSDPSRPMTEDERLEAEYQEQQRRKLSDVNYPAGAATRAAGTDAVIATPMSGGAGTAASRTGEASVSPSRGSHLTGQVAEAPTGNSAPHTRSSPDTAANIDSLGPAHTGTRASAASVAMGADVERGTVRPGLSTSGFTAGGAGVNTSDQGSGLKTTLTRQEGVSQGTELRGTDAGQVRLPVYEATETGEPQVYGSGLNKKLDGSETHDAGAGGHGGHTKRHDPNIQHPVVLKDAPGIPVSTEPTFRDDMAKEDQ is encoded by the coding sequence ATGCAAGAGCAACGCAAGAGCATGGGGAGTGCCCTGGTCGACGTGTTCGACGCCGCCGTGGCCCTCGCCAAGACCGAAGTACGCGGGATCGCCCATCAGGTGGGGCAGGTCGCCAAGGCCAAGGGGCTGGGGGTCGTCCTGCTGCTGGGCGCGACCGGACCGCTGATTCTGGGCCTGGTGTTCCTGATTCTGGCGGTGTTCTACGGCCTGATGCGCCTGGGCCTGGGCGCCTGGGCCGCCGCGCTGATCATCGCGCTGCTGAGCTTCGCCGTGATGGGCGTGCTGGTGATGCTGGGCCTGCGCAAGCTCAGCGCCGAGGTCCCGCGCGAGGGCGGCGGGCGCTCTGACCCCAGCCGCCCCATGACCGAGGACGAGCGGCTGGAGGCCGAGTATCAGGAACAGCAGCGCCGCAAGCTGAGCGACGTGAACTACCCGGCGGGCGCGGCGACCCGCGCGGCAGGCACCGACGCCGTGATCGCCACCCCCATGTCGGGCGGCGCGGGCACGGCCGCCTCCCGGACGGGCGAGGCCAGCGTCAGCCCCAGCCGAGGATCGCACCTGACGGGTCAGGTCGCCGAGGCCCCCACTGGGAACTCGGCTCCGCACACCCGCAGCTCGCCCGACACCGCCGCGAACATCGACAGCCTTGGCCCGGCCCACACCGGGACCCGTGCGAGCGCCGCGTCGGTGGCAATGGGCGCGGACGTGGAGCGCGGCACCGTGCGCCCCGGCCTGAGCACCTCCGGCTTCACGGCGGGGGGCGCTGGCGTGAACACCAGCGATCAGGGGTCCGGCCTCAAGACCACCCTGACCCGGCAAGAGGGCGTGTCGCAGGGCACCGAGCTGCGCGGCACCGACGCCGGGCAGGTGCGCCTCCCCGTGTACGAGGCCACCGAGACGGGCGAGCCGCAGGTGTACGGCAGCGGCCTGAACAAGAAGCTCGACGGCAGCGAGACGCACGACGCCGGAGCGGGCGGGCACGGCGGCCACACCAAGAGGCACGATCCCAATATCCAGCACCCCGTGGTGCTCAAGGACGCGCCGGGCATCCCGGTGAGCACCGAACCCACCTTCCGGGATGACATGGCCAAGGAGGACCAGTGA
- a CDS encoding Fur family transcriptional regulator, translated as MTATRSTRQRDVIARVMEDAEGPLAVGDVLTRAQTDLPGLGVATVYRTLKLLTEQGRIHPVTLDGETRYERAGRGHHHHFSCTRCGRVFTLHTCPVALPSGTVYPGGFIVEAHEVTLYGRCPECAQEG; from the coding sequence ATGACGGCGACCCGCAGCACCCGCCAGCGCGACGTGATCGCCCGTGTGATGGAGGACGCGGAAGGCCCCCTCGCGGTGGGGGACGTGCTGACGCGGGCACAGACGGACCTGCCGGGTCTGGGGGTCGCCACCGTCTACCGCACCCTTAAGCTGCTCACCGAGCAGGGCCGCATCCACCCCGTCACGCTGGACGGCGAGACGCGCTACGAGCGGGCCGGACGCGGCCACCACCACCACTTCTCCTGTACCCGCTGCGGCCGGGTCTTTACCCTGCACACCTGCCCGGTGGCCCTGCCCAGCGGCACCGTCTACCCCGGCGGATTCATCGTGGAGGCGCACGAGGTGACGCTCTACGGACGGTGCCCTGAGTGTGCCCAGGAGGGGTGA
- a CDS encoding O-acetylhomoserine aminocarboxypropyltransferase/cysteine synthase family protein, whose protein sequence is MTSSKSAPLHFDTLQVHAGQRPDPATGAQAVPIYATNSYVFESPGHAADLFGLRAFGNIYSRIQNPTTAVLEERVAALEGGVGALAVASGHAAQFLAITNVAQAGDNIVSTPNLYGGTVNQFRVTLRRLGIEVRFTSKEERPEEFAALIDDRTRAVYLETIGNPALNVPDFEAIAAAAHAQGVAVFVDNTFGAGGYYCQPLRHGADVVLHSASKWIGGHGNGIGGIIVDGGGFDWGNGRYPLFTEPSPSYHGLNFWETFGTGNALGLPNVAFITRARTEGLRDLGPTLAPQQAWQFLQGVETLSLRAERHAQNALALASWLSAHPDVARVTYPGLSNHPHYDRAQAYLPRGAGAVLTFELRGGREAGEAFIRSVRLAQHVANVGDTRTLVIHPASTTHSQLDEITQTAAGVTPGLVRVSVGIEHLGDIQEDFAQALAAALVDA, encoded by the coding sequence ATGACCAGTTCCAAGTCTGCTCCACTGCACTTCGACACCCTGCAAGTCCACGCCGGGCAGCGCCCCGACCCCGCGACCGGGGCGCAGGCGGTACCCATCTACGCCACCAACTCCTACGTCTTCGAGTCGCCGGGGCACGCCGCCGACCTGTTCGGGCTGCGGGCCTTCGGCAACATCTACAGCCGGATTCAAAACCCCACGACCGCCGTGCTGGAGGAGCGGGTGGCCGCGCTGGAGGGCGGCGTGGGCGCCCTGGCGGTGGCAAGCGGGCACGCCGCGCAGTTCCTGGCGATCACGAACGTCGCGCAGGCGGGCGACAACATCGTCTCCACACCGAACCTGTACGGCGGCACGGTCAACCAGTTCCGGGTGACCCTGCGGCGGCTGGGAATCGAAGTGCGCTTCACCAGCAAGGAGGAGCGCCCGGAGGAGTTCGCCGCCCTGATCGACGACCGCACGCGGGCGGTGTACCTGGAAACCATCGGCAACCCGGCGCTGAACGTGCCCGACTTTGAGGCCATCGCGGCGGCAGCCCACGCGCAGGGCGTGGCCGTCTTCGTGGACAACACCTTCGGGGCGGGCGGGTACTACTGCCAGCCGCTGCGGCACGGGGCCGACGTGGTGCTGCACTCGGCGAGCAAATGGATCGGCGGGCACGGCAACGGGATCGGCGGAATCATCGTGGATGGGGGCGGCTTCGACTGGGGCAACGGGCGCTATCCCCTCTTCACCGAGCCCAGCCCCAGCTACCACGGGCTGAACTTCTGGGAGACGTTCGGCACGGGTAACGCGCTGGGGCTGCCCAACGTCGCCTTTATCACCCGTGCCCGTACCGAGGGCCTGCGCGACCTGGGGCCGACCCTGGCCCCGCAACAGGCGTGGCAGTTCCTGCAAGGAGTGGAGACGCTGTCCCTCCGGGCCGAGCGGCACGCGCAGAACGCGCTCGCGCTGGCCTCGTGGCTGAGTGCCCACCCGGACGTGGCGCGGGTGACCTATCCGGGTCTCTCCAACCACCCGCATTACGACCGGGCACAGGCGTACCTGCCGCGTGGGGCGGGCGCGGTGCTGACCTTCGAGCTGCGCGGGGGACGTGAGGCGGGCGAGGCGTTTATCCGCTCGGTGCGGCTGGCGCAGCATGTGGCGAACGTGGGCGACACGCGTACGCTGGTGATTCACCCGGCCAGCACCACCCACTCGCAACTCGACGAGATCACCCAGACGGCGGCGGGCGTGACGCCGGGGCTGGTGCGGGTGTCGGTGGGCATCGAGCATCTCGGGGACATTCAGGAGGACTTCGCGCAGGCGCTCGCCGCCGCGCTGGTGGATGCGTGA
- a CDS encoding alpha/beta fold hydrolase family protein, which translates to MTAVARPPQPGPPPLTREEAQAQTALLFRNAPLLLDCGQAAHDVRVAYHTYGTPAEHAVLVLHALTGTSAVHEWWPDFLGPGRPLDPTRDYVVCANVLGGCAGTTGPAELPRVGGEDPPLTLRDLARAGRALLEHLGVRRVSLVGASMGGMLAYAWLLECPDLVERAVIIGAPARHSPWAVGLNTAARAAIRAAPGGEGLKVARMVATLSYRSPESFARSQPGWGTRRPGTADITTYLEYQGEKLAARFDERSYLALTGAMDRFQPSDAELRSIRVPVLVVGISSDLLYPPAEVQAHAETLPRGQYRELKSPHGHDAFLMDPGLLPEWVSAFLQRG; encoded by the coding sequence GTGACGGCGGTGGCGCGGCCCCCCCAGCCCGGCCCGCCGCCTCTTACACGGGAGGAGGCACAAGCTCAAACTGCCCTCCTCTTTCGGAACGCGCCACTGCTGCTGGACTGTGGACAGGCCGCCCACGACGTGCGGGTCGCGTACCACACGTACGGAACGCCCGCCGAACACGCCGTCCTCGTGCTGCACGCGCTGACAGGCACGAGCGCCGTGCACGAGTGGTGGCCGGACTTTCTGGGACCGGGGCGACCGCTGGACCCCACGCGGGACTACGTGGTGTGCGCGAACGTGCTGGGGGGCTGCGCGGGGACGACGGGTCCGGCCGAGTTGCCGCGCGTGGGGGGCGAGGACCCGCCCCTCACCCTGCGGGACCTGGCGCGGGCCGGGCGGGCGCTGCTGGAGCACCTCGGCGTGCGGCGGGTGTCGCTGGTGGGGGCGAGCATGGGCGGGATGCTGGCCTACGCGTGGCTGCTGGAATGCCCCGATCTGGTGGAACGGGCGGTCATCATCGGAGCACCCGCACGCCACTCGCCGTGGGCGGTGGGCCTGAATACGGCGGCGCGGGCGGCCATCCGCGCGGCCCCCGGCGGCGAGGGGCTGAAGGTGGCGCGGATGGTCGCCACCCTGAGCTACCGCAGTCCCGAGAGTTTCGCCCGTAGCCAGCCAGGCTGGGGCACCCGGCGCCCCGGCACCGCCGACATCACGACCTATCTGGAATATCAGGGAGAAAAGCTTGCAGCCCGCTTCGACGAACGCTCCTACCTCGCGCTGACGGGGGCGATGGACCGCTTTCAACCGTCGGACGCGGAGTTGCGGTCCATCCGGGTGCCCGTGCTGGTGGTCGGGATTTCCAGCGACCTCCTGTATCCGCCCGCCGAGGTGCAGGCCCACGCCGAGACGCTGCCGCGCGGGCAGTACCGAGAGTTGAAAAGCCCGCACGGCCACGACGCTTTCCTGATGGACCCTGGCCTGCTGCCGGAGTGGGTGTCAGCCTTTCTCCAGCGGGGCTGA
- a CDS encoding glycosyltransferase family 2 protein: protein MTTAFQVIEAVGLVLLSMYLSYSLCALVAQPRRLPPHRAPLQFTFIIPALNEAAVIGATLRNLRAAAPGARLVVIDDGSEDGTAAQVEAVGQADPGVRLLRRVPPQARTGKGEALNWAVAQLLQRGLLPDVPLDKQLLVVFDADGRLDEAARVFADPDVMAAQARIRVRQSGAGARGWRGLLGRLLLLQQDLEFYIVRHIQLLRQRVETVGLGGNGQFMRVSYLADRLAAGQDPWPPVLLEDFASGLEVRLASPRHRLVFLESGVTQQGLTDVRRFVRQRARWTHGNLQCFPNLPRIWRTPMPLGARLDLTYFLAQPWLNLLTLGLLVYYPARALGRLLTGEVNWALTAALTLPGLILPLAWVFLYSRENRLGLRQAAFAAAGLPVYTFIMMMSVPLAFRNFLRGEHGWAKTARHAEA, encoded by the coding sequence ATGACCACGGCTTTCCAAGTGATCGAGGCAGTCGGGCTGGTGCTGCTGTCGATGTACCTGTCGTATTCGCTGTGTGCGCTGGTGGCACAGCCCCGGCGGCTGCCGCCCCACCGGGCACCCCTGCAGTTCACCTTCATCATCCCGGCGCTTAACGAGGCGGCGGTGATCGGGGCGACCCTGCGGAACCTGCGGGCGGCGGCCCCGGGCGCGCGGCTGGTCGTGATTGACGACGGGAGTGAGGATGGCACGGCGGCGCAGGTCGAAGCTGTGGGGCAGGCTGACCCCGGCGTGCGGCTGCTGCGCCGGGTGCCCCCGCAGGCCCGCACCGGCAAGGGCGAGGCGCTGAACTGGGCGGTCGCCCAGCTGCTGCAGCGGGGCCTGCTGCCGGACGTGCCGCTGGACAAGCAGCTCCTCGTGGTGTTCGACGCGGACGGGCGGCTGGACGAGGCCGCGCGGGTCTTCGCGGACCCCGACGTGATGGCGGCGCAGGCCCGCATCCGGGTGCGCCAGAGCGGGGCTGGGGCGCGGGGCTGGCGCGGCCTGCTGGGAAGGCTCCTGCTGCTTCAGCAGGACCTCGAGTTCTACATCGTGCGGCACATCCAACTGCTGCGCCAGCGGGTGGAGACGGTGGGGCTGGGCGGCAACGGGCAATTCATGCGGGTGTCGTACCTGGCAGATCGGCTCGCGGCCGGACAGGACCCCTGGCCCCCGGTGCTGCTGGAAGACTTCGCCAGCGGGCTGGAAGTGCGGCTCGCCAGCCCGCGGCACCGCCTCGTCTTCCTGGAATCGGGGGTGACCCAGCAGGGGCTGACCGACGTGCGGCGCTTCGTGCGGCAGCGGGCGCGGTGGACGCACGGTAACCTGCAATGCTTTCCCAACCTGCCCCGCATCTGGCGCACGCCGATGCCCTTGGGGGCACGGCTGGACCTGACCTATTTCCTGGCGCAGCCGTGGCTCAACCTGCTGACGCTGGGGCTGCTGGTCTACTACCCCGCCCGCGCCCTGGGACGCCTGCTGACGGGCGAGGTGAACTGGGCGCTCACGGCGGCGCTGACCCTGCCCGGCCTGATCCTGCCGCTGGCCTGGGTCTTCCTGTACAGCCGCGAGAACCGGCTGGGGCTGCGGCAGGCCGCCTTCGCCGCCGCCGGGCTTCCGGTCTATACCTTCATCATGATGATGAGCGTGCCCCTGGCGTTCCGGAACTTTCTGCGCGGGGAGCACGGGTGGGCGAAGACGGCGCGGCACGCGGAGGCGTGA
- a CDS encoding glycosyltransferase family 4 protein has translation MRSSAPSTASASPTSPRTHIAFMTDAPRVAGSEVWLLDLLPMLQARGLQTTMFLSREPRLDELVRRFGEAGVAVHRYGALEELPELTRDFDLRVLQMWYRHHYSELLPRLRGPRWVVSHDQMEFHYPQPLRFTHREAYPWTKAGPFRQADRILTVSEWAGDFVRRQMRLPDVRVLHNGVDAERYRPAHDEAEREALREAHGFGRFTVLVPGRFAPEKNQMTALLAARAAPHLDFVFTGDMDSPIGNLVQGVARRGRVTNARFLGRRWDMPDLYRAADALLQPTLAENQSLVTLEAMASALPVVTTPIPAQAELVQDGVSGLLVKPRPGLLATALGALAAHPHRARDFGAAARAHILSRHTLTHTADRLAELLREP, from the coding sequence ATGCGTTCGTCGGCTCCCTCCACCGCCTCCGCCTCCCCGACCTCCCCCCGCACCCACATCGCCTTCATGACCGACGCGCCGCGCGTGGCGGGCAGCGAGGTCTGGCTGCTCGATCTGCTGCCCATGCTTCAGGCACGGGGCCTGCAAACGACGATGTTCCTGAGCCGCGAACCCCGGCTGGACGAACTCGTGCGCCGCTTTGGGGAGGCGGGGGTGGCCGTCCACCGCTACGGGGCGCTGGAGGAGCTGCCGGAACTCACGCGCGACTTCGACCTGCGCGTCCTCCAGATGTGGTATCGCCACCACTACAGCGAACTGCTGCCCCGCCTCCGGGGGCCGCGCTGGGTGGTCAGCCACGACCAGATGGAGTTCCACTATCCCCAGCCCCTGCGCTTCACCCACCGCGAGGCGTACCCCTGGACCAAGGCCGGACCCTTCCGGCAGGCCGACCGGATTCTGACCGTCTCCGAGTGGGCCGGGGACTTCGTGCGGCGGCAGATGCGCTTGCCTGACGTGCGCGTGCTGCACAACGGCGTGGACGCTGAGCGCTACCGGCCCGCCCACGACGAGGCGGAACGGGAGGCGCTGCGGGAGGCTCACGGCTTCGGGCGCTTCACGGTCCTCGTGCCGGGCCGTTTCGCCCCCGAGAAAAACCAGATGACGGCCCTGCTCGCGGCGCGGGCGGCCCCGCACCTCGACTTCGTCTTTACCGGGGACATGGACTCGCCGATCGGGAACCTCGTGCAGGGGGTGGCCCGTCGGGGGCGGGTCACCAATGCGCGGTTCCTGGGCCGCCGCTGGGACATGCCCGACCTCTACCGCGCCGCCGACGCCCTGCTGCAACCCACCCTGGCGGAGAACCAGTCGCTCGTGACGCTGGAGGCGATGGCCTCGGCCCTCCCGGTCGTGACCACCCCCATTCCCGCGCAGGCCGAACTCGTGCAGGACGGGGTATCGGGGCTGCTCGTCAAGCCCCGGCCAGGCCTGCTCGCCACGGCGCTGGGTGCTCTGGCTGCCCACCCCCACCGCGCCCGCGACTTCGGGGCAGCGGCGCGGGCGCATATCCTCTCTCGCCACACCCTGACCCACACGGCCGATCGCCTGGCCGAGCTGCTGCGCGAACCCTGA
- a CDS encoding bifunctional 5,10-methylenetetrahydrofolate dehydrogenase/5,10-methenyltetrahydrofolate cyclohydrolase produces MTTSLLGKPLAQQVTREVRAALAGWKFRPHLVSVLASHDEASAVYVHSKERQADKLGVRFSVRDLGAGTTQAELEAELRDLSADPEVHGIVLELPLAPGLDADAALLHIAPRKDVEGLTPANLALIAAGRETEALLPPTPRSVRFLLREALGDDLRGRRVAVIGPGRTVGRPLTFMLNNRGVTVTLCNEHTRDLAGVLQGQDAVVVAVGHADLLRPEHVQPHHVVVDAGINVPEGGEGVVGDARPDLPVRAQTPVPGGVGPLTSALMFQNLVRAVKLQRGEAVE; encoded by the coding sequence ATGACGACCTCTCTCCTCGGCAAACCCCTGGCACAGCAGGTGACCCGCGAGGTGCGGGCGGCGCTCGCCGGGTGGAAGTTCCGGCCCCACCTCGTCTCGGTACTTGCCTCCCACGACGAGGCTTCGGCGGTCTATGTCCACAGCAAGGAGCGGCAGGCAGACAAACTCGGCGTGCGATTCAGCGTGCGTGACCTCGGCGCGGGGACGACCCAGGCCGAGTTGGAGGCCGAGTTGCGTGACCTCTCCGCCGACCCGGAGGTGCACGGCATCGTCCTCGAACTGCCGCTCGCGCCGGGGTTGGACGCCGACGCTGCCCTCCTCCATATCGCTCCCCGCAAGGACGTGGAGGGCCTGACCCCCGCCAACCTCGCCCTGATCGCGGCGGGCCGTGAGACCGAGGCCCTGCTGCCCCCCACCCCACGCAGCGTGCGCTTCCTGCTGCGAGAGGCGCTGGGCGATGACCTGCGAGGTCGGCGGGTCGCCGTGATCGGGCCAGGGCGCACGGTGGGACGGCCCCTGACCTTCATGCTAAACAACCGGGGCGTCACCGTGACCCTCTGCAACGAGCACACCCGCGACCTCGCCGGGGTCTTGCAGGGGCAGGACGCCGTGGTCGTCGCCGTCGGGCACGCGGACCTGCTGCGTCCGGAGCATGTACAGCCGCATCACGTCGTCGTGGACGCAGGGATCAACGTGCCGGAGGGGGGAGAGGGGGTGGTAGGCGACGCCCGGCCGGACCTCCCGGTGCGGGCACAGACCCCGGTGCCGGGCGGGGTTGGGCCGCTGACGAGTGCGCTGATGTTCCAGAACCTCGTGCGGGCGGTGAAGCTGCAGCGCGGGGAGGCGGTGGAGTAG